The DNA window aaaacaaggggaTGAGTATCACAAACTACTGTCTTAGATTTGTTAcctcaaagagagaaaaagggggcCACCAAGGGGGCTGCTAAGCCACCAGCCATGTGTGGTCATCACACGGAGGCTCCCTTTGTAATTATCCTTTGAACTACACATGTAGGTTTTATACGCTCTTTTGTATATAAGATATagctcaccaaaaaaaaaattcttttttaaagcaggAGGCAGGCACACAGGACACAGTTAAGAGTCCATTAgaatggggggaggtggggggctttTGCAAAATCAGATTTTCCAGCACCAACTCTGACCCGATGAATCATGACCTCTGAGGATGAGGTACAAGAACGtgaatttttaacaagcacccaGGTGAGTCCGAAGGAGGCGGCCTGGGACAGCATTGAGATGCTCTAGGTATTGGTTCTGAGCTGGGGTCCTGATGCCAGATGGGTTTGGTCCAGTCCTGACCctgccactcactggctgtgtgtaCCTTGAACAAGGTAGCTGGTCTTTCTAAACCTtgatttccacatctgtaaaacggggataaaaGCAAAAGCTACTTCATAGATCATTTCCGGGGATTCAGTGAGACACGGCGTGTCAAAGGCAcggctcagtgcctggcacgtgctGAGTGTGCGGTGACGATTATTAGTGCAAGAATCCAAGGCACAGGGGAGGCGACACTGCAGGTCAGAGCCCGAGTGGCACAGACACAGATGCCCACAGAGCCCGAGATCAGGGAAGGCCCATCTCAACCACTCTCAACAGATGCCTGGCTGCGGGGGGACGGTGACCCTTCCCACTCTTTGGACAGAAGTGCacgtggcgggggtggggggctctaTGGGGGGCGCCGGCGACCGCGGGTACAAGATGGGTGATGGGGTGAGTAGGGTTCAGTGTGCTGGGAAATGGAGGGTGGGCAGGTGAGAGGCAAACCCCCCGGGATGTGCGTCATGGAAACACCGAACGCAGGGATGGGGCATCCAGAGCCCACCCTCTTGGTACCAGGGATGTGCCGGCAGCTAAAGAGTCGGGGTCTAGGGCAGAGGGGGCGTGGTCTCCACTGCCCGGAGCTTCCCATCTGACGCGGTGTAGGGACAAAACTTGCCATCCCGAAACATCTCTCTGTCCTGCAGATTATTtcgagctgaaaacaatcaaggcccaagagactcaggaagaaactttgaccttcccccaactgcctaaaagaatttcgATAGAAGGCCTGTTCCCCAAACAGAGCTATCGCCAGAGATCTCTGCAAAGAACACGGGCGGGTGTGGTGGGAGGGTCGGAGGGTCGGCAGGGCCTGGAGACCAGAGTCCTCTCCTGTCCCATTGTGTCTGCCGGCTCAGCAAACACTCACTCACCaagcatttgcttttccatctccatgtaaattgccttcctcccctttgaggtcccaaaccactacctccaacttcctcttttgtctttagctgaagatggtatttaaggtgagggtttcagccactttggggagttactcagtttttctgggtctctcccatgtagaCATGTTCTTGaactttgattttctcctgttcatctgtctcgtgtcaatttaatttttttccagtcagAAGAAGCTAGAAGGGTGGAGGAAAATTTCTTCCCCCCCGGACAGTGGACACAGGCCTCCGCTCAAGAAGAAGGTCCAGTCGAGGTTCACTACCAAGTCCCCTGCACACAGGTGTTCATAGAGGTGTTCaaacaggtgttcaataaatcgGCTGCCCTAATAGTGAGAGCCACAGCTGGGCCATGCCCTCCACCTCTGCAGAGCCCGAGGCCCTCACAATGCTCAGTGGGTATGTGCGGGATGAGAGCAGGCCCCACGTGGGGAAGGGGTGTTGGTGACACCAGCTCCCCAGGACCCAGGCTGGAATACTATCGAGACCGTGGGAATCTCCAGCAAGGCTTTGTCGGAGTGGACTAGTCAGTCACTCTTCACTGCCCCTGCTCTGTCCTCCCGTGTCCTGAAAGCTGGGGTTCCTCTGGTCCCACCCTggtccctctctccccccagtcTCCTTTGGTCCCACTGCACCTGAGGTCACCCCTGCCAAGGACTTCCATTCATCGCTGACCTTGACCTCTGCCCTGAGCCCAGGCTCATACACCCGGTTCCACGGGAGCACCTCCACCTGGATGGTCCATGAGCACCTCGATTTCAACACGAGTCACCTGAACTCGTTACCTTTTCTCTCTAACTTGTTCTTTTTCCTGACTTGTCCATTTTTTGCTGCTGGAACCCCAACCATTCTCTCCAGCACTGAGGAATCTTATCCCAAACCCTAGAACGGGGAGAAGTTCTCCTCCTCTCTCAgctgcacctgctctgtgccccctTTACCTGCTCACCCCAAATCCTGACATCCCTGCCTCTCCGGGCCTCTTCCCACTCACCTTCACTCAGCTGGCCCACGACCCCCTCGGAGGGGGCACCACGCTCCAGTCCCCTTCTCCTTGGGAACCACCCTGATTTTCAGCCAGGGCACATGGCCTGGACCTAAGCTGACCAGCCCAGGTTACCAGCTTGGGGATGGGCCCCTATGCATTTCAGGCCAAGGAGACAGAAGGGAGTTCCGGGGGCTCCGGAGAAGAAAACATCCTGATCTTCAGAGAGAATGTCCTGGAAGCAAGCCCCCCTCCCCTGAGTGAGGAGGGGGAGCCATGGGCTCTGGGGTTGTGGTTCCAAGGGGGACCAGCCGTCCCAGGATGAAGCTGACAGCAGGGAAGGCAGAGCTgagaaaagcagcaagggagcTGCCGTGACATCGCTGAGCCACAGGACAAGGCCAGACGTCATGCTGACCAGTCTCCAGATTCTCCAGTTAAACAAACTAAGAAGCTCCCCTGCTGTTTAAGCCAGTTACCCTACACCTGAATGCATCCCCAGAGAGGACAATTCCGGCCACCCTGCTTCTGGAATCCCCTTCctagcccccaccccacccccctgcagaCCTTCTTGGCACAGAAGGGGACGCTCACTCCTCACCCTGAGAGCCTCCCCGGAGTACCTTCCCAGCTCCGTCTCCTGCTATACCGCCCCTCACACATCCTCAGGGTTGGTGATTTAATTGCCCCAGCCCGGGGCCAGGCATGTGGAAGCCGTCAGTCGAAGCCTGTGCGTTGGGATGCGGGAGGCTGGACGGGGCGGACGCCCACCGTCCTCACCCGCGCGGGTCTGGACGGGCCGTCGACCTGCACAGGGCGGGCCTTCCCCTCCCGGGCTCTGGGCCGTCCACAGCTCATGAGGCTTCTGCACATCCCACGCCCCCAGAGGACAGCATTTCTCTAACCCCAAGCGGCCCTGCTCTGCCTCCTCAAATAACCCTCGAGGCCCGAGCTCCCGGAGCCCCAGGGCCAGCCCCATCCCCAGCCTCTGAGGCCCCGCCATTCCTGTCGCCCCTCTGCCCTGCTGAGCCACAGCTGGGCGCCGCAAACCAGGAAGGACAGTCGGGTGGGAGGAGCAAGGTCGGTACCGCCTGCCTAACCGTCAGCCacctctcccccccgccccccgccctcgCTGCAGAGCCCCCTTCTAATCAGGCATCCACCGCTCCACCGAGTGACCCCAGGGAGGGGCTCAGGGCAGAGCCCAGACCCCTGAGCCACCTGGCGACTCCAGTCCCTGCGGGGCGGTGCAGGGACGGCCACCGGGAGGGGAGCCCCGGGAGAGGTTCTGGTTCACACGGAGCCACGCGGCTTCTCTGACGAGGTGACTGGACGCGACCCCCAAACCCCTGCCCGCGGCACCCGGCAGACAGCCTGCCCTGAGTGTGctgacctactgtgtgccgggcagTCTGCAAACACCATCCACTTCTCCTGGCGACCTGGGGCTGGGGACACGCCCGTGACACAGATGAAGACACAGGGCTGGGGAGGCCAGGCCACCCCCCTGCGGTCACCAGGCTGTAGGAAGCAGAACTGGGATCCAGCCGGCTCCAGCCACCCAATCACTGTGCTGGTGCCATGGTATTCAGGGGGCTGCACTCGGGGGACGCCCGGGCTCCTTCCGCACCTTGCTTCCCACCCCCTGAACCCACAGGGGACGCCCTCCAGCCCCTAGGACGCCCCTAAGGGAGGAGGCGTCCCCTACCCCGTGGGGCGGAGCTGCTGCCAGCAGTGTTTTGCTCCCGACACAAAAGCCCTTCTGCCTCGTGGAGACCCACATATCCAACAGGCCGCCCTTGTTCTCCCTGGCTCCGGGTCAGGGGCCCATATCCAGCAGGGCCCAGGGaaccaggggcagggcaggatggGCGAAATCCGCCTGGGGCGCCTCCCGGCTGGGCCACTCCTCAGCCAGGCCACTTGGTGGGGGGTCCCCTTcaggagcccagagaagggaCAGGGCCCGGCGCCTTGGGGAGAAGCGTGGTGACCGTGTCCACTGCCAGGAGGGTCCCGCGCAGCCCCGTGGACAggttcccctccccccgcccacgTGAGGACCCCTCCAAGGGATCTACGGGTGGGCGGGGGGAGTCTCAGCTGGGGGAGCCCCGGCCGCCTCCTTCCCACGGGGACGGGGGGCTCCTGCTCCGCCCCTCCTTCCCACCAGCCCCGTCTTTTCATCAGCCAGACTCCGCGGACAGGAGGCCCGCTGCCTTAAAAGGAAACTGTTTCTCGGACCTTCTGGAGTTCCTATAGGGACGCCCGGCTCCTTCTCAGCTGCCTTCTCAGTTCCGAGGACAGAGGCCCTGCAGCCGACGGGGAGGAGAGATGCTCTCTGGGTCAGAGTTCAGGCGGCTCAGTTCAGAGGTCAGGAAAAAGGGACCTGGATTCATCCCTTCCCAGCTGAACGATCAAGTTACTTTCCTGTCTGAGCTTTGATGTGGTTGTCTCTAAATCGGACCATCCACTGACTCCTTAAGTTGTTGTTCTGAGGatcaggaaagaaattataaagcgATGGCCCAGGGCCTGGTGTGCTGTAAGGGCTCACTCCTGACGACCACCCGCAGGACGGGCCCAGACGAGGGCCAGATGTCCGCTCTCCGCCCCAGCCAGGCCACGTCTGGGAGGAGCAAGGCCTGAGAAGTAGCAAGCCAAACAGGGACCTGGAATCCCTGACTTAGGGACGAGTGCCCTGCCCTTCCTTGGGGTGTAATCACCCCGGCACCCCAGATGCAAGCAGAGACTTGTCTTAACATCAACTCTTTTGTCTTCTGCTCTGGGTGACCAAGAAGCTTTGCTGTCCCTGTGGTCACATCAGCCACTCTGGGTTTGCAGTGGGTTCCTCCAGAGAGTTCTGGTTCGTCCCACTTCACACGTCGACAATCTCGATAGAGAACCAGGCTTCAATTTTCCGCTGAATGGCTGGAAATACCTGGGAAGCTATTTACCGGAAATGCCAGGATCCAGGGCCGGTCGGAAGCTGGAAGCCCGGGACTGAACTCTTCCGACGAGCGGCGGGCTCAGTCTGCTGCCCCCTCCTTCTTGTGCAGCTGTCTCATCAGATCCTCTGTCTTGAGAGCAGAGACCCAAGATGGGGCTCGCAGGGCAGCAGAGGGAGAAGCGGACACAGGGCAACACTCCCACGTTCACCCCACATCTTGTGAAAGTCGGGCTGAGGTGACGGCCCAGTGTGGTCAGGTTTCAAGTTTCAGAAACCATCTCAGAGATGCTCAACCCTTAACCGCTGGCTGCCACTGTCTGAGGGAAGGCCTCCTCTCCTCAAATCAACGGTTTGACTTGACAGTCCACGCCCTGTCTTTATTTCTCCAGTGGAAAACCCTCACCTCTCCCGTTCCAAAACCTCTTGCTCCCCAGGGCCAAAGGGTGACTTCTGGGCACAGAGTTCAGGTCCCCACCCACGCAGTCTGGCAGAGACCTATCAGGTGTCTGCCTACTTAGAGTCACCTGGCCGTGTGGTATCCAGCCAGCTACACAGGGGAGCTGTCACCCTTTCCAGCTCGCTGCTCAGCCCCTTCCTCCCCGCACCCACGTCAGGAGGGCAGCCAAGGCGGGGGTCGGGGGCACCCCGCCGCTCAGGGTTCAGAGCCCAGGTCTTAGAGGTGCCACCTGAGAGCCCGGCAAACAGTCCTGCCTTGAAAGGAATGGTCACTGCTGGGGGGACGAAGGGCCAACATGCGGTACAAGCCCGGCCTCAGCTTCACGGGATTTCTTGGGAACCCTGCACGTGACTCAGCCTCTGGGAGAAGCCGGCCGGCACCGCTGCGCTGTGATCCCTCCAGTCCCCACGGTTCCCAAAACTCGACTGTCACCATGGCCCGCTATCTCCCTCCCTGAGTTCTGTCTTTTCAAGTCCAGGCCCCGAGGCCCTTGTGGGGCAGTGGGCTGGGGTGGCGCCTGCCCCCAGCGCCTCGTATAACAGAGCGTTCCACCCCCGGGGTTCAGAAGTCCAAAGGTCAACCAAGGTACAAATGGGGGTCTAGAATTCATTTTAAGTATTTCCAAACTGTCACAGGAAGTCCTATATCATAACAAGATCTCACAGACTAACCAACAGATAACTGTCTTTGCTTGTGTCTGGAACCATGTCACCTTAGTAACAATTGGTTACCCATGCTGGAAAGGTCTGAACGATTTTCctggattaatttttaaaaagcaaaaacaaaacccatgagCCCTTAGACCTTATAAAACAGGCTGTTTGCAGCTGACGTCTCGGGAAGCCCCTGCCCCCCCGCGGCTCCTGTATAAAGACAGCCGGACGCACTGCAGAGGGGGTGTGCTCGCCGGGTTGGTGGGTCGGGCGGGGGCCGAGCCTGTGATCCACTGTCGCTGCAGGAATCAGGCAGTGCCTCCGGCCCCTGGGAAGAGGTGGAAATGCTAGCTGCCTCGGTGTTTACACTCCTTACCATACATGGGAATCACTCAGTGCTGACGTCAGACAAATTCCTGGGTAGCTGCGTAGTGCGGCCCCATCGCCACCACAGAAATTCCTGCCCACTGGAAACCGCAGCAAAGCTGCTCCTGCGGGTACCCAGCAGTTCCCCGACCTCACCCCCagctccactgtgtgtgtgtgtgtgtgtgtgtgtgtgtgtgtgtgtgtcttttcctGAAGCAGGCTCTTTCCCaggcttcctttctttcctgcaaACCTGGCACCAAAATTCAAACACGCATCAGACCTGGTGAAAGCGTATCACCTGGGACCCAGGCCCCGACTTCCAGAagggccccctcctcctccccatccatGCGGCAGAGGGAAGACCGAGAGGTTGTGAGTTCTAACGAGACTCCATCCACGTTCACACGGCGAAGCCACATCTTCCTTAAGTAGTTTATGAGCCGCCATAAAGCTCTTTGTAACGCGAATGACTGGGCGGGGGTGTGCAAGGAGTCTGCCTGTGTCTGAATGGCAGCTGCAACCCCCAGCAAGTTACTCAtcacctctgggcctcagtttcttcgtctgtaaaatggggagcgTCCGTCCCCACCTCACAGACTGTCCCAGATAACACACACGTGGAGGACGCAGGCCAGTCCCTGGGGCCCAGCAAGCACAGACATCTGCCTACTGTTCTCTCTGGGAAGGGCCAGCTCTGACGCTTGTTCTCCAGTTCTTATTTGCCAGAACGCCCGAGTGGTGGCAACCGGTGAACCTTTATTCTCACCAGCGCCTCAGAATGTTTAATGCAGGATTCCTCTGTCCTCTTCCAGCCAACTTTTCACGATAAGCCAGCTTACAGAAATATCTAAATTCCAGCAGCCTCTCAAAAGAGCCTTCCCAGTTTGCCTTCCCACCAGGAGGCCCAGAGTAAGTAGAAACCGTCCCTCTCCTCCCTGACCTGGGCGAGCACCAGAGCACCCCGTTTGCAAGCTTCACACGCGGCCGGTAGGGCAGCTCAGCAAGCCGCCCACTCCTACCCCCTTCATTCACCAAATAGTTACCGCTCGCCAACCAGGTGCCAACACTACACTCCCGGCCAGGGAGGATTCACCAGCTCACCAGCAGGCAAACGTTTGccttgagaaaagaaaacaccTGGGCTGGGAAGGCAGGTGCTGGGACGGCCCAGAGGCAAAGGCCGTGGCCCTGCTGTGCTTCCGGTTTTATTAGCAGCCCCGCAGCAGAGGTGGTGGGCCGGCTCTTCAGTTTCTCCTCTGCGTCCCTCGCCCCCCAGACCCTCCATAGCGGTagtgctgcccctccccctccctgccccacgcTCTGCAGGATAAACTTCCTTCCTCGCGTGCCTgtcccccccccccggcccccggATTTCCTCCCCGCGGGACTGGGCCATTCCCTGGGAGGCTGTGGGCAGTACAGGGCTGGATCCAGCCACAAGGCGGTCTCTCTGGAAAGTGCCCGAGCCCACCCTGAACATCAGGAGGCTGAAAGTGAGCAGCGGCAGGGGCACAACACCCCGTCCCCAGGTCCCACCGGGAGAAACCCCCAGCCTGCACTCTGAGCTCCTCCAGCCTCCTCGGCGtctggggggcaggggaaaggCTGTGGCGAGGCCCAGGGACAAGACAGCAGCTGGCCCCTCCGGGCCCCAGGCCTGCGTCACGCCCTCCCCGTACCACCCCCCAAAGAAGCCGAGCATGAGAAGCCAAGTCCCCTGTCCACGGTCGGCCGAGTACTCAGGGTCAGTCAGGGCCACACTCTCCACGAGAGCCCGCTGGACCTCCCGGAGCCGCTGGGACAGGATGACCAGGTGAAGCCCCCTCAGCTGGGAGGGGGCTGCCCATGCATCCACGCCCCGGAGCAGGGGTGGCGGCCAGAGCCCAGGCCTCCAGGGAAGGGCTGAGCCCGTGCACCCTCCCGCCTAGACCCAGGTCTTGATCAGAGCACAACAAACGGGACAGGCGTTTGCGGAATATTCTGCGGCCTGTGAGAGCAGATAGAACGCCTGGCTCGAGGCGGCTTGCTGCGTAACATACTGCAGCTTGCTTCAGGTGTGCCGGTAGCAGCCCCTTCCTGCTCCCCGGCCCTCAGGGACTGAGGCCACCAAACACTGCGGCTTCCTTCAGGCTGGCGTGATGGTCCCCACGCAGCGCCAAGACAAGGGGCGAGGGCGGGTGTGAACGTGGCGGGGGGTGACCGGGGACGGCTGCCATCTGGTCCTTTCCTAAAGGTGAAACTCACACCTGGGCTCGGGGCACAGCTCGGGGCACAGGCGGGCCCTGAACCTGGATGTTCCCCCACCCTGCCCGCGGCACGCTGTCCAGGGGGCAGGCGGGGGGTGGCACGGCCGCCCTCATCCCCCGCTGTACAATGAGCTCAGTGCGCGCGCAGAATCGCCGATTGTTCCGCCGCGGGACGTGCAGGTGGCGGGGAGACTGGCCGTCCCGGGTCAGGGGCACGTGGGGGCCCTTTGTGTCCCGGGAGCCCGGGGCGGGGAGGAGTCCCGCGCCTCCTGGAAAGAGAACCAACCGCCGCCACTTCTCCCCCCTCCGCGGCCCGCGCCGGCCCCGGCCGCCCCTTTTCCTTGCGACCCTGCTCGCAGCTTcccgggcggcggcggggccggaAGGCCGGGGGCGCCCTGCgcgcggcggggccggggcgcACTCACCTGGCGGCGGCTGGGCACTCGGCGTTGGCGGACGGCGGGCGGGCGAGCGGCAGGGCAGCGCTCTGGAAGCGGGGCTGGGCGCGCCCGGCCCGCGCGGCGTTTTGTTCCGCTCGGGGAGGGCGTGTCCGGGCCACGCCAACCAGTGGGCTTTGCACACTGCACCACACCGGCGCCAATGTCACCGCACCGGCGCTGATGTCACGGCGCAGTCCCGCAGCGCGGCCCCCAGGCCGGAGGCGTCCCGGCTGCGCCCTGGGGACCTCCGGTGCGCCCCGCCGCGGAGGAAGCAGCGGCTCACACGTGCCCGGAACTTCTCAGGGGTTCCCGGCAGCCTAATACGAGGGTGGAGACACATGATCCAAGAGATAAGACTCCTGATAAACTTGTGCCACAAGAGAAAGTGTGGGGGGACGGGAGGTGGTCTCGCGTTTGGTGTCCTGGTGGCAGGGTGTCACATGGGGCGCCGGGGTAAGATAAGCCAAGCTCTGATCCCGCCCCTTCCGCGTACTAGCTGGTCCCCGCCCATAAGCCTCAGGTTCCGCATCTGTGAAGGGGGTATAATCCAGAaggaagtgggttttttttgggggggggaggcggggggaacAGATTGTATAGGCCTAGTAAGCCTTCAGCAGTGCCCTTCAACGAGTGTAACCCCCCCAAACAGCTCTGTCCCCTCAGCTTTCCCCAATCTCCCCTGCTATCCAAAGAAGGAGCCCCCCTCCGACCCCCAAACAGCAGCTCTGAGGAGTGGGTACTTCAGCTGGGCTTTTATCTGGGCCTCGCCAAGCTGCCCAGGGGCAGCTGCGGGTGGGTGGGCTGCCCTCGccacctcccagcccttcccGCAAGCCCGCTGCCGGCGTCTCAGAGGGCAGAGAGGCTCGCACCTCTTTCCTGGACGCAGGTACAGCTCAGAAACCCAGCGCTCTGGAGAGAGAAGGAGCTCCCGGAGGCCCCTGGCAAGGAGGGCCtggtggggagcagagagagcCGGGCTTTAAAGGAAGGTGCCATCCTCTCCCCCCACGGTCCTGCCCGCCCCAATCAAGGCGCACTGCCCTTTGGGCCTTGTGGATCTGGACCCGGAGGATCATGAAAATCTGAGACACTGGTGTTCCCAGGACTGGGAGAGCCTTGGGAGACAAAGCACTTTCTTCTAGTTTGCAGTTTTTGTAGCTTGTTCACTGCATTTCTAAGTCAAGAGGAAactccctctcatcctccaggTTGAATTACCCCATTTGCACTGAATGCAGAGGCAGACGGAGCAGGGCCTGCCCACATCCTGGGAGTCCCTTTCGCTGTGACTGTGTCCGCTGTGCGCCTGTCTGTGTGtcactctctgcttctctcttgggCTCCAGCGTCTCCGTGAGAAGGAAGCCTCCTTCTGCCCAAGGCAGTGAACTGGGGGCAGGTCTGCTGGGCAGCTGGTCGCCCCTCCCCCAGGTCACCCACAGACGCAGCTGCCACGTCTTCCAGGCTGGACAGGTATCAAGGCCTCAGACCCTCACAGGCTTCATTTAAAGCCCCAGGTGGCCGAATCAACTCTTCCAGGAGTAAAGTCAAGCATCTCATAATCCAGAAAATGGAGTATTATATTTATCTAGGCTTTTCTTACTTTCTACCCTAAGAAACATCTTTCCTTGGGCCGGGCCCTCCATACAAACAGGGTCCCCCAAGATTGGGAGCATCGACCAGGATTTCTTGCAGATTGGGTGGCCGTTCTCATCTGACCCAACCAAGATGTAAGAGCAGAACCCAGGAGAATTCCCGGTCACCCCTGCACCGCGCGAGCGATAAATCAACAGGCCCGTTACATTGCAGAATGACATCAGCGTCAGAGGCCATGGGCTCACTGTCCAGAGGTGGCGGTCTCGCGGGATTATCCCGCCTCCCTTCAGTTCCCTGGATCCCGGAGAGAGGAGCTTTGGAGTCTTGCCCAAGATTTTACAAAAAGGCAAACTCCTGCCTTTCCTTCTTTGGTCTGGGTTTGTCCTGTCTGGGCGATGGGGCTGCTGATGGATTTCCCCAGTGAGGACAGCCAACCTGTGCTGTGAAACGTCCTTAGGGAAGGTCCAGGAAAAGGCAGTCACACCTGGATTCTCCCGGAGGCTCTTGGAGCACCTCGTAAACTGGTGGCTGTGTCCTGAGCCCTGCCTCCTGGGAGGCTGCTGAGTGGAGAGCACAGGGATGTGTCCACACGACACTGGGGCAGCAGgactgtcccaggcaaaccaggccATGCGATCGCCCTGCATGCTTTATTCTTCTCCAGGGGGAGCACACGGTCAGGAAGTTTTCCCGGAGAAAGTGAGTTCTTGCAGGGCTGAGGTTCTGCTGGGAGCTTCCCCGGGCGCGGAGGAAACGTGAGGGTCGAGGAGGAAAGATGCAGATGAACACGTTGTCCACACGCCTGGGGGTGGTCACAGCTGTTTCACAGCCTGAGACGGACCCCCAAGGAAGAGCAAGGCCCTTGGATCATCAGGGCCGCGACACTCTGAAGGAACCAGGGCTGAATTTGTATTGTGAGTCTCAGCTCCGTCatcaagcatttaaaataataatatggggaattccctggccgtccagtggttagggctccacacgCTCAATGCCGAGGgaccggttcaatccctggtcggggaactaagatcccgcacgccgcacagcgtggccaaataaataaataatattcatgaCAACCAGACAGATCATGGGGAGGATTTTGAGATgcatagaaatatcaaatcactgtgttgtgcaccAGGAGCTAACATAGTGCTGTCGGTCAATTGTGAttcaaaaaacaaccaaacaaactgctaaagagatcagatttgtggttaccagaggcagggggtggcggGAGGGGAACTGGATAAAGGCagccaaagggtacaaacttgcagtataaaataataagtactagggatgtaatgtacaacatgataatgaacactgctgtctGTTATATAGGAAACCTGTCAAGGGAGAatatcctaagagttctcatcgcAAGGAgaaaagtttttctatttctttaatactCTAGCTATACGAGATGACGGATGGTCACTGAATTTATCCTGATAATGACGTATGTAAGTCATATcactatgctgcacaccttaaacttatacagtgctctaTGTCTATTACATCCCAATAAAACTGAGAATAAATGATATCAATACTAACAAATAACTGCTGAGCACCAACTGCCCGTCGGGCCCTTTACAGCAGCTCCCCTTACTCTCCCCAATGGCTGAAGGTTGTAGGACTATTTTCACCTCTTTTGCACGTAGGTGACCACTGGGCAGTAACCAGCTTGGTGACCGTGTGACCGTGATCCAGACCCCGGTTTTCCTCGTGTGTGAAATGAGGGCTGGGACCAGCTCCGCACTCTCAAAGCTTCCCACGGAGGTGCCCCTGCCAGCAGGGACGGGATGTGCTGCTCGCTGCTCCCGGGAGCTCAGAGTGTTGACGGGATCAGTCGCTCCCAGGGCTCTGAAGTCTTCggttttattataaaagtttGTTTAAATTCCGCGTTCTCCTTCACAGATGcctgtgtttgttttaataaaaagataatgttGAAAATTATTTACAGTAAGAGAAACAGAGGTTCTTGGAAAGGGTGTCCTGCCAGCCTCTGTGGACCCTGGACGGTGACAAGCCCAGCAAGGGGCCTGGGGTGGCTCTAAGGCTCTTCCCAGGCTTGATCTGCCTGGATCTGCCTGGATCTCCCGGGGGATCTCCCTGGATCTGCCTGGGTCTCCTTGAATCTGCCTGGATCTCTCTGGATCTGCCTGGATCTCCTGGGGGATCTCCCTGGATCTCCCTGGATCTGCCTGGATCTCCCAGGGGATCTCCCTGGATCTGCCTGGATCTGCCTGGATCTTCCTGGATCTGCCTGGATCTCGCTGGATCTGCCTGGATCGGATCTAGCTCTGCAGTGCTGAGGCTGTGACAGGGGGCTGAGGGATGGCCCCGGATTCCTGACCAGGACCCTCAGTCCCTGTCTTCATGTTTCCCGA is part of the Balaenoptera musculus isolate JJ_BM4_2016_0621 chromosome 1, mBalMus1.pri.v3, whole genome shotgun sequence genome and encodes:
- the LOC118883685 gene encoding laforin-like, which produces MSSVRAQNRRLFRRGTCRWRGDWPSRVRGTWGPFVSREPGAGRSPAPPGKRTNRRHFSPLRGPRRPRPPLFLATLLAASRAAAGPEGRGRPARGGAGAHSPGGGWALGVGGRRAGERQGSALEAGLGAPGPRGVLFRSGRACPGHANQWALHTAPHRRQCHRTGADVTAQSRSAAPRPEASRLRPGDLRCAPPRRKQRLTRARNFSGVPGSLIRGWRHMIQEIRLLINLCHKRNVSVRRKPPSAQGSELGAGLLGSWSPLPQVTHRRSCHVFQAGQLYEMTDGH